The sequence below is a genomic window from Vespula pensylvanica isolate Volc-1 chromosome 1, ASM1446617v1, whole genome shotgun sequence.
CCGTATATTTCTACAAATGTAGAGTACAGAATTGATTTACGACATCGCGGATAAGAATATACTGCACAAGATCAAGCAGCTCTCTGACCGCTACCAAAACTGACTGATACATTTCTGTATCTATCAGATAATGGAAAatgtcgattaaaaaaatatttacaaaagaatacaaattacaaaaatgatataactgaagatatatatttaatatatacagtCTTTGCAAAAACTTACTTGATCCAGGTCTATCAGCTTCACGAACAACATGTGTCATACCAGCTTTATATCCAACAAAAGCAGTTAAGTGAACAGGTTTGTTTGGATCATCTTTAGGAAAAGCCTTAACTTTCCCTCGATGCCGCTGGGATCTCTTTTTTGGATAGAATCCCATAGATCCATGGCGAGGAGCACTGAATTTCCTGTGTGACTGAAAAAACGATTGGATATtagatatgtaataaattgatattcttcattttcttttctaacataAATTCAGACCGCCCTAGAATAATATCTTCATGGTTTCTCAGATATAAACCATAAACATTAATTTCTAAATCATCATGAGAAATTATACAACTTTTGTAACATGTGCTCGTGGCATAGTAAATCACatacgatacgatatattattgatGGTCCATAGAACATTTAGTTTAACTATAAATTAGTTAATAATATGCGCAGAGTGTAAATAAtgcatttgtaaatattatattaagacaagtaatttaaaatttattgagatgtaataaatataaattgattcaAAATTTGACAAAACTGTTTTAAGACTTACCATgatgaaacgaacgaagcaAATGGAGGAAGTGTTATAGTAATTTTCCTTATATACTCATGATGGTAAGAAAATGTCTCTAGgaagaatttgaaaatttatggGGTAACACTGATTCAGTACAATTCCATTCGATAAATACTGACCAATCagatatttactatataacaTTGTTCGTAATTGTAAACTAAGCAAATGTATCCGAacttataattacaaaatttggCGGGATTTATAATTgctaaaaattataatataaaaactttgtaaaaaatatcacCTTATAATAGAttgcaatgaaaaaatacattcgaatatttttaatgaattaaaattatacaaaaatttaattaccaTATTAACAAACTAttcattcaaatatttcttgatttaaaattttgtaatatatttctacatattGCATTAATTCGTATAATGGAAATGTTAAATAAGATATGACTCTGCATTAATCTTATACATGTTAAGTTGAAAAGGAACGAATATACTCACTTTTTGACTGTTAGAATGAATCAATTCGCGCAGTAACTGTGGAACGAAGTGTTTGTTTtcacatattattatttttttaaaggatcAAGAGAAAAAGGCAAAAGTTTGGAATAAATTATACGTCATAAATTATACGATGTTACGTCAAATAGAACATTTAAGAATTCCCATAAAATATACACTtatgtttaaattaattttaaatcgttcttcttcactaaatttgtttaataatacatttttatgtaCTAATGTTaatttcaatgtatatatcgaagaacaattaaaggaaatttttaaattaaaaaatactaatattaGTACATGGATCGTGGAGGTTAATATTTCGTAGTACAAATCGAAtaaggtaataaaaaaaattatataattagtataaatgtatttattatagaataagGTACGGAATCTAtgtcatacatatataggaagtgaaaaaaaacaaaaacagcaTATTTTACAAGTACTAGCTGTAAATTATGCAATTAAACATGATAGTGTAATTGAAAATGCAAGAAAACTTCTTTCTACACAAGTATGtgcaaattattaattaatcataaatttattgtttaatcataaatcatatatagaattatatatcttttttattatagtcgAATAATGAAAGACAAATAATTGTTCATGAAAGAACTCTAAAAAGTATTCTCATACCACCGTATCAATGGCTATTTATTATCATGGGACGTCTTAAACATGGTGTGAAATTTTTAGTTGATCTAAGAACAGACATTTTAGTAAGTAATAAGCAATAAATAGTTCTATAACGTAATAGtaacataaaaatttgattaggAGTTGATATCAGAAACAAGTGACAGCGACAAGAATTTTGTGATGCAGCAACTAAATCTTACActcaaagatttattattattatggttTTCAGTAGGATTTTTGCATTTAGAACGAATAACATGGGAAACCTCTTGTGATATATTACAAAaggtatacgtataaatataaatatgtaaataatagaatttatatattaattttatatataatatttatttttaataataaggtTTCAGATTATGAAGCAATACATCCAATAAGAAATTGGGTAGACTTAAAACGAAGAGTTGGACCCTATAGAAGATgctatatatttatgcatcCGTCTATGCCAAGAGAACCTCTTGTTGTATTACACACAGCATTGTGTGATACTATACCaagtaaatataatcttttattgcttattatatacgtactatatttttaattatcaatattataaataaataattgtatatgttcatatatttatagatagcGTAAAAGGAATTGAAGAAGCAGAACAGAGAATTCTGGGAAGGGTAGGACGACAAGTAACATATTTAGAAGAAGATAAGTCAAAAATAACGGCagcaatattttattcaataacaTCCACTCAAAAAGGCTTGCAagtaaaaacattttaaatgtTATGACTATTTAGAAAATAGgtattaaaatagatttaaaatttttaggGTATTGAATTAGgtaattatctaattaaagAGGTAGCTAATCAAGTGGTTACAGAATTTCCAATGATACATGAATTATCTACTTTATCTCCTATTCCTAATTTTAGAATATGGTTATTGGAAAAGATGAAACAAGGTAAGGGTGAAATTTTTTTGgtgtatgcatacatacatatatatgtacataatattcattttttttttacagatatatctttcatatttaCGTTAAAAGAGCAAGAATCTATACAAAAAATTCTTCGATCAGAAGATATATTTACAACGTTAAAacaactttttaataattctttgtgGATAACTGACGAGCAATTATCAGAATTACTTAAAAAGCCATTACTTCGAGCATGTGCATGGTActtgtataaagaaaaacatcgtAGTTATGCCTTAAATAACGTTGGTATGTACTCTCTGACATAAGATGTTCTTGTattgatttaaattttttactaaatTTTGTCACAGCAAATTTTCACTTGCGTAATGGTGCGATCATGTGGAGAATGAATTGGATGGCTGATCCTTCACCACGAGGTATTGCAAATAGTTGTGGCATAATGGTAAATTACaggtaatattttaatagattatatttttatgaaaaaaaattatgtaaaaataatattaatataattttttatatttttaggtATTATTTGAACGATTGTGAAAATAATAGTCGAAATTACATTGAAAACTATTTCATAAATGCTTCCGAAAATGTAATCAACCTTGTGacacaaacaaaaacaaatgaGAATGTCACTTGATGAAGATATCTAGAAAAAATCGTAACATATTAAACAATTCAATTGAACAATGGTGTATGGTATTGTCAATAGGATCGAAATTCTTAACAAAGAAGATTTTATTActcttcaaattttatatttttattaaagattattaaatttgttcatttataCAATAGCTGATTCCTTTCCAGCTTAAAGACAGCACAAAGGTCTGCAGGCAGatctaaaacaaaataataaataattgtttaattattttaaagaaatttattcttgttctatattattattatttcatttgcgTTTAAAGagcattcaatttttttttataatcgttataaaatataatacaaaataatttcataccTGTAGTCAAGGCTGGGTTTGATGAAAGTTTGTGGGAAGATGAGGTCTACTTTCTAGTTTTGTATAATCCAGATGGAATTCCTTAGCTACCTTCCTCCAGTTTTGCGCATCAAAATAATAGTAAGTACCACGTTCGTATGTCGATGTTTTTTCTACAAGTCCTAATCCAGGTGCTTGAGTAATCCACACTTTCTCCTCCATGTGATATCTCCATTCCCTGCTGTACCTTAATAGTACGAAGtcaaaatatatagtattttttcaatattttcaaatcatttGATATGATACTTCTGCTTTACTTACAATTCTGCTGCAGCTGCCAGTTGGAGGACATCCCCGACATttgtataaaacatataaaatagtaGATCATCTTTGTATCGATTTAGTTTAACTGGTGCTAACTTATCCCTAAAAATGCATTacatatgattaaaataaaaaggcaagtaattcaatatatcttaaaaatataatcgaagtatctatgtgtttgtgtgtgtatgcatgcaCGCGCATGTAtttgtaaaagataaaaaactatattatttGACACTGCATTCcaaatcatataaaatatatctaatattataacaattaaaatacTACCTGATTGCTGCATTAATAAGATATTCTGGTGGTACGTGAAAGTCGATATCTTGTGGTCTACATGGTGTTTCTGCCCAAGGACCACCAAAATTTTGATACAAATTTTCAGGAGAATTAAGATTCAATCCTAATGCTGTAAGATCTTGTCCTAATGCCAAAGATACTAAATTTGGATCCGTTTCTGCTGCTCTGATAAAAGTTAAGAGACCAACCATTCCAAATTGATCTTTTACCATACTTGCAGGTATATTTGTCACCTtccctataaaaaaaaaatttgataaaattattaaacaaaaagaagtctattaaaattttatattgcatgtatatcataattttatattaaatgacaataattaataaaagaaaatttataaataaaacaataattaatttaaagaattCATAAGCTAGCAATGATAAATTCACTTTACATCGAGATTCTTTGTTTACCATCTGGGGATGTTTGAATGCCTCTTTTAGATGACTGAGATTTTTCAGATCCAGGTGCTCTGTTTGCTTGTAATACATCCTGGCCAATTTCTGGACCTAGACCAACGGATATACTTTTATCTCCAGAAACACTTCCACCTGGTGATGGACCTTCTCTGTTTTGTGTGCCTGGTAAAGCAGGAAAATCTTCTGAACTCATAGTAAATTCACTCGACTCTGATGTTGGTTGCTTTACCATTCcaactataatataaaataataaaaattattttttaaagttaaattatatgaaaatatgcaAAGAAATATtggtaatatttaaaaaacatatgtctaaatatataaaatcattatttacattattttgtaatacacattttctgtattttttacataaatgtacaatagaaaattattcctaATTTATCATCTGATGAACACTAACCATAAGGTTGTTTTCCAGGCATGGGACTAGGTTGAGGCATGGAATCACCCTGACCTCTATTTGTCAAAGATGGAAATTCCGAAAGATCTAATAGAGGGGGTGTACTTGTatctccacctccaccacttCCAAACACAGAATGGAAATTATTAATCGCACCTTGAGATCCGTAGTTGCGACTTGGAGGTATACCAAAACTGCCCATACTACCCATTGGATTTGAGGTTCTGTAAAATAACACTTATATATCATCtgcgtattaaaaatataaatattttcactttttaatacaccacaaatttaaaatttgaaatacatAAGTCAAATGAATAGTAcagaatataatttcttttttcaatttgtccTTTGatcaaagtatttatttatattatcaataaacaaCACTATGAAATACTTTCTATAGAGACAAAAGACATAAGATATTACTAAAAAATAAGTCAGTTATATCATTactataattgatataattaatatacctaactattttatttttataatctatcAGTAAACTTACCCAAGAGCAGGCATTGTACGTCTATCTGTGAAAGCCCTTTGTCCAAACAGCCCTCTGCTACTCATAGGAGAGAGCTGTTGTTGTTGGGATTGATGACTGGTCTGCGTGCCTCCTGATCCTGATGCACTAGGATAAACGTTGGTAACCACTACCACAGAGTTCGCTGTGCTTGAGGTACTTGCAGATGAGCCTGAGAACATGCCCGATGTGGGCGTGACATGACCCGCAAGGGTCGATGAATTTAAGCCCCCCCCACCACCCGCGCGCGAAGTAAGGCTTGTGTTCGCAATACTGCGTGGAGGCTGCTCAAAATTCAGGTTGGCCATAGCCCAGTGGCTCCAATATATAATACCTGCCAGGGCACACCAACACACTTTTGTTTTATGTCAATTACCACAACCACTTTGTTTGTATACTGTGACACACAAGTTGTGCAATTGCATGGGATCCATGAAGATCCATGACAATACCTCGTTGTAATAACCTGTAATAATGAAGCAAAGACTAAaacatattaattacaaactGTTTACTATAGCTTAATATGAGAgttcgaaattatattaatataagttaATTTAAAACATAATGATTGAAATACCAAGAGGTTTAttgataaatacaatttttctcattcattgATCTGTTTTTATCCAGTATGTAACGTATATAAAGAATTACTAACATAAtgttttaatgaatatataaaatattcttttaaaaatatcctaGATCTTTAGCATGTTTATAAGAACAAAGATTtggatattttgaaaaatatttgggAATTAATCGTTTTGATAGTATCAAGTCAAGATTTCGTTGACAAGCACAAAGAAGTAAGCAGGTTATAATCCATGCAATGTGAAAATATGAGAATAATAGGAAAGACTTTAAGACTGTTACCTGTTGTACTTAATCTGATTGTATGTCACTGAGGGCAGAATACAATCAAATTCATAATAAACAAAGTAGATGAacgtaaggaaaaaaaacacaaaaactTCGATGTTGACTTGGAATGAATGTGATacgaagatattattatagtcagtttttttcacaaaaaaaagacTTTCACATGGACGGGACCAGAAAATTCACGACTTTGTACACATCACAGCACTCTTTAGTAATAGATTACTGTTTTGTCAATCAGTTTCACAGCTTAAACAACACTAGATACACGAATTTCTGCCATATTAACAATTTCTACAAACGTGTTCAAATCAgcaaataatgtttattttgtaaaaattcatATGTGAGACGAGTAAATTCCAATTATATTGACTTTAAccgaataataacaaattaataacatattcCAATTTCGATTATTACTTCTCCATATGCtgatctaaaaagaaaataaatggttCTACATTTGACTAACAATTGTTGAAATTTCTAGGGTTATTTCTCTACACGAAATTCTGGATAATGTCGTAGATAACGTACAAAGAAATCTAGTGTGTTTAAGTCAAAGaccaaaaaattaaaagttatcCAATCATTCTTATGCTTatgatttgttttttgtaaCTAAAAAATGACTTTTAGAACTCTTCGCCGATGACAAGATTATTTCTTCAGATTATGTTGcattcttttttgaaaatatacttGCGAATAATTCTCTTTCCAAAATAGTGCTTTATCtagctttattttttcctaatATTTCTATTGGTCGATGGTAATTTGTGTTTTCTCCCGGTAAGCGGCCATATTAGTTCTagattaatttaacaaaagtGAGTGTTTCGTGCGTGGAATGAAATTATCACCGTCGTGTATCAAGTTGAGCGTGCACTGTACCAAGCAAGGTTACATTGTTACAAATGACAGTGGCACTTGGTCAAATGCGAATACGACCGAGAAGTCATGTGAACGAAATGCATGGAAATATTAGGACGAATACGTCTTGTTGATCTCTATCAGTGCATACAAGTACATCTTTTTTGTGACACTTTATGAATGTGGTCAAAGCAAGAGATCATCTTGCGGGGGGTCTTGGCTGGGATTACCAAAATCTGACTAGACCAAAAAGCCGCCTTACTGATAAGGTATCCACTTATATTAGTttgttttctctattctttttatacaataaatatcatgtagtacatatattaatgaaatattcacgTTATTGTgaaaatctatatttattttctatctatttatatttctgtatTAATGTAAACATATATTAGGTATTgccataaaaaatatatgtataaaaaattttgttaaaatttgttataaattatatatgcatatatcaatgtatactgttaatatttttatatgaaatattttctagctTTTAATATCAAGACTGCCAATCTAAGACTGAACTACTGATGCATGGgataattatctttaatgTCGAGTACGGACAGCATCAATGGGAAactgtttttcttgtttcaagGTGCCACTTCCACCAGTCACTACGGAACAATCAATTGTATTGGAACATAAAGACGGTAGCATCTtcataatatgaaaataaaactaatataaattgataaataactatcttataaatttatttcaatatagaCACAATGGAACTAAGAGGATTATTCCCAAATTCTTGCCAACAAACTGGTCCACTCGTGCCTGCAGAAACACATGTCAATGGAAACAGGAAATCATTAAATACTGTACCTACGCTTAATAATGTAGGGTCAGATAACTGTGGATCTATGCCTAGTATACAAAATAACTTACGTTTGTCTCGAGGATTTTATGCTCGATTACCTCCACTAGGCCGTTCAGGCACTTCTTCAGGTCTTAACTTAACCACAGAATTTAAACAGCAACGAGAACCATCAGAAAGCAAATTGAATACGTTGTTTGACCAATATAaggtatattatttataatatctatgaaAATACAAGgttctatatttaatttatttaaaaatatttgtttcttttaaaggATTTACATGAGGATGTAATATTAGCTGATGGAATAGAAAGGCTTTGCAATGATTTGCAACTATCCCCAGACGAATTTAAAGTACTTGTTCTAGCTTGGAAATTAAATGCTGAACAAATGTGCCAATTTACGCGTCAAGAATTTGTAACAGGGCTGAAAGCTATGCGTGTTGACAGTATACGTGGTATTCAGGCAAGATTACCTGAAATTGTGCAAGAGTTAACAGTCAATAGTGATTTATTTAAGGATCTCTATCGATTCACATTCCGCTTTGGTTTGGATGTTACCTCTGGTCAACGAATACTGCCAGCTGATATGGCTATTGTCCTTTGGCGACTTGTTTTTACAATTCGAGAACCACCACTTTTGACAAGATGGTTAAAATTTCTTGAATGTCATCATGTTCGAGGTATACCTAGAGACACTTGGAACATGTTTCTGAATTTTGCTGAAAGCATTGGAGATGATCTTGGTGCTTATGATGACGCAGAAGCATGGCCAAGTTTATTTGATGATTTTGTAGAATATGAAAATGATCAAATGAACCAAAATATTACTAAAGATGACATAATGAAGGATGCTTCTATTGATAAGGCTTAAAAATCGgtttaaaaaaacatttattgaattaaaGTACAGTCATATATTTGGCTTTTGAATAGAATCTTCTAAAATGACTTAATGACATAGATATATGTGAAGAAACGGTAGGATAACATTGTGatatttacgaatatttttaatcagtGAATTAGTGAAATGACTaaattgtacattttttattcaaaagtGGCATTACATTTCCAAATATGAATAGGTGTATTTTAAGTtatatgttaatttattaGTAAAGGGTTGTGAATTTTATacacaaaaaattaaatgacaaattctttatttgttgACAAATTCATGTCAAAAAACATGgtgtaaagtaaaaataacatACAATACTCTTtgtgaattttataattttcaaaaatctgTATAATATTACAGAATTGTAACAttacaatttacaaaaataattatatgccAAGaggtatcatttttttttttacaagatatttattaacaatgataaaaaataatatgtattattaaaactgTATTTTGTTACATATTTTTGTGTTGTAATACTAAAATttgcatttaaaatatatttaaatgataatctATAATGgtttataatatgatatctcttttcatatggcatatataaataaattgaaaatatttgacgaAAATGGAAAgcattaataatatagtatataagaTTAATTGATTGAGTATGAAAGTATACTATGTTtttgataaaaacgaaaattataacgattataaaaatatctgaaaTACATTTTGGTTAGATactttatcattaaattttatcaaagtaattctaaattataataatacataaatattggATAAATATTTGGCAATTACTCTGTTACAAATGATTTTCAActtcgttataattataaagaaaattatatgatgcaatcaaattaaaaaaaatatatataaaatcatgtaGTTTtccaattatataattacacaCTTAAATGCTGTATatacaagaaaattaaaaataatgtgaaattattagataatctACATGCGCCAAAtccaaattattatataagagaataaacaaatttatagtaattatgaaaaatgaagaagattcTGTTCAAAGGACTTTTTGCATAAAagagtttttaataaatctctcAATCTAAATTTGTGATACAGTGTGTACAAGTCTATACAATCTTggattcattaatatttcctaCTGATAAAAGAGAGCAAATGTAAAGAagtaaagtattttatattaaacatagATTCCAAAATTTGTCTGgttaaacataatatattttattagactAGAGTGTATAATGTAACCCTATGCAaaacatacacatgtattCTAGTGTAACACATGTCCATTATGAATTTTGGTTTTTAATAGTTATTTCTACTGATTCTTTCTCATAATGGAACATAAAGGATTATTAAAATCAGGTTCCtatttagtttttatattttttaatgcacTTACAGCAGTACTAAGGgagaaatatttactttttattattgttgtaaatttttcattaactaACAAGatctaatgaaatattctaatacaaaattaatatgatttttataatgtattatgaatatgtaatataatctgAGTATATGTATCACAGTGTATCATGTcagtttaaaaaattctacaaaGATTTTATAAACTATTAAGGAACCATTTCctgttttatttcatataaaattgtgatatatattcatattaaaatcaatttcatgaaaaacaaaactttctttaaaattatgGTTATCTAAAGGTTGATTTTTTGTAATGtacttttttaatactatGCTTTAACATATTCACCGTCCTTTTGTCCACAGTACCTGATACAGGTACAATATATGAAtacacaattatatatatatatatatatatatatatatatatatatatatatatatatatatggattaaTGTTGGATATAAAGCAAAGCTTACACAGAGATAcataaacataattatatattatgaaaaaataattgcaaaaatGAAAGTATAGCTTTATAATTCAGAGAAGATaactatttaaaaagtaaactATATCAAAAACTAGGATTAATaggttcttttttcatattatgaagcattgaaataatatgtctgaaaaataaaattgccttgtaatatctatcta
It includes:
- the LOC122636541 gene encoding malonyl-CoA decarboxylase, mitochondrial-like isoform X2; the encoded protein is MLRQIEHLRIPIKYTLMFKLILNRSSSLNLFNNTFLCTNVNFNVYIEEQLKEIFKLKNTNISTWIVENKVRNLCHTYIGSEKKQKQHILQVLAVNYAIKHDSVIENARKLLSTQSNNERQIIVHERTLKSILIPPYQWLFIIMGRLKHGVKFLVDLRTDILELISETSDSDKNFVMQQLNLTLKDLLLLWFSVGFLHLERITWETSCDILQKVSDYEAIHPIRNWVDLKRRVGPYRRCYIFMHPSMPREPLVVLHTALCDTIPNSVKGIEEAEQRILGRVGRQVTYLEEDKSKITAAIFYSITSTQKGLIWLLEKMKQDISFIFTLKEQESIQKILRSEDIFTTLKQLFNNSLWITDEQLSELLKKPLLRACAWYLYKEKHRSYALNNVANFHLRNGAIMWRMNWMADPSPRGIANSCGIMVNYRYYLNDCENNSRNYIENYFINASENVINLVTQTKTNENVT
- the LOC122636541 gene encoding malonyl-CoA decarboxylase, mitochondrial-like isoform X1, whose product is MLRQIEHLRIPIKYTLMFKLILNRSSSLNLFNNTFLCTNVNFNVYIEEQLKEIFKLKNTNISTWIVENKVRNLCHTYIGSEKKQKQHILQVLAVNYAIKHDSVIENARKLLSTQSNNERQIIVHERTLKSILIPPYQWLFIIMGRLKHGVKFLVDLRTDILELISETSDSDKNFVMQQLNLTLKDLLLLWFSVGFLHLERITWETSCDILQKVSDYEAIHPIRNWVDLKRRVGPYRRCYIFMHPSMPREPLVVLHTALCDTIPNSVKGIEEAEQRILGRVGRQVTYLEEDKSKITAAIFYSITSTQKGLQGIELGNYLIKEVANQVVTEFPMIHELSTLSPIPNFRIWLLEKMKQDISFIFTLKEQESIQKILRSEDIFTTLKQLFNNSLWITDEQLSELLKKPLLRACAWYLYKEKHRSYALNNVANFHLRNGAIMWRMNWMADPSPRGIANSCGIMVNYRYYLNDCENNSRNYIENYFINASENVINLVTQTKTNENVT
- the LOC122636553 gene encoding CCR4-NOT transcription complex subunit 2 → MANLNFEQPPRSIANTSLTSRAGGGGGLNSSTLAGHVTPTSGMFSGSSASTSSTANSVVVVTNVYPSASGSGGTQTSHQSQQQQLSPMSSRGLFGQRAFTDRRTMPALGTSNPMGSMGSFGIPPSRNYGSQGAINNFHSVFGSGGGGDTSTPPLLDLSEFPSLTNRGQGDSMPQPSPMPGKQPYVGMVKQPTSESSEFTMSSEDFPALPGTQNREGPSPGGSVSGDKSISVGLGPEIGQDVLQANRAPGSEKSQSSKRGIQTSPDGKVTNIPASMVKDQFGMVGLLTFIRAAETDPNLVSLALGQDLTALGLNLNSPENLYQNFGGPWAETPCRPQDIDFHVPPEYLINAAIRDKLAPVKLNRYKDDLLFYMFYTNVGDVLQLAAAAELYSREWRYHMEEKVWITQAPGLGLVEKTSTYERGTYYYFDAQNWRKVAKEFHLDYTKLESRPHLPTNFHQTQP
- the LOC122636556 gene encoding DCN1-like protein 3, yielding MGNCFSCFKVPLPPVTTEQSIVLEHKDDTMELRGLFPNSCQQTGPLVPAETHVNGNRKSLNTVPTLNNVGSDNCGSMPSIQNNLRLSRGFYARLPPLGRSGTSSGLNLTTEFKQQREPSESKLNTLFDQYKDLHEDVILADGIERLCNDLQLSPDEFKVLVLAWKLNAEQMCQFTRQEFVTGLKAMRVDSIRGIQARLPEIVQELTVNSDLFKDLYRFTFRFGLDVTSGQRILPADMAIVLWRLVFTIREPPLLTRWLKFLECHHVRGIPRDTWNMFLNFAESIGDDLGAYDDAEAWPSLFDDFVEYENDQMNQNITKDDIMKDASIDKA